A window from Citrus sinensis cultivar Valencia sweet orange chromosome 5, DVS_A1.0, whole genome shotgun sequence encodes these proteins:
- the LOC107176917 gene encoding uncharacterized protein LOC107176917 yields the protein MPNYVKFLKDILARKTRLEEFETITLTQESNHMLQSKIPTKLKDPESFTIPCSIGTRYIGRALCELGASINLMSLSVFKQLGVRECRPTTITLQLADRSYAYPEGKIEDVLVKVDKFIFPVDFIVLDFEADKEVPIILERPFLATEKTLIDVQKGELTMRVND from the coding sequence ATGcctaattatgtgaaatttctaaaagacaTCTTAGCACGAAAGACAAGACTGGaagaatttgaaactattaCTTTAACACAGGAAAGCAATCATATGCTCCAAAGTAAGATTCCTACAAAATTGAAGGATCCAGAAAGTTTTACAATACCATGTTCCATTGGAACTAGGTACATTGGCAGAGCACTTTGTGAATTGGGAGCCAGTATTAATCTGATGTCATTGTCTGTATTTAAGCAGTTGGGAGTAAGGGAATGCAGGCCAACCACAATCACTCTGCAATTAGCTGACAGATCTTATGCATATCCTGAAGGAAAAATTGAGGATGTACTGGTGAAGGTTGACAAATTCATCTTCCCAGTAGACTTCATTGTGCTAGACTTTGAGGCTGATAAAGAGGTACCCATTATACTTGAAAGACCTTTCTTAGCAACTGAGAAAACTCTGATAGATGTGCAGAAAGGAGAGCTCACCATGAGAGTGAATGATTAG
- the LOC127902191 gene encoding uncharacterized protein LOC127902191 — protein MKNTHWNFPDSLLQQYNFDTNTTDAPAKVSEEATDTDEPEAEAAADPQAEADSEAEPSDQPEEEGDKSATDSSPTEAEEDSEKQREEPPVRTSSKTRKRHIIQEEEENEPEEEPPIPVLSRKGKEKIATAPASEDEAEQVDVELEAAATRVTHTPTEAQQLLDIIAAITAEGQAPDAPTPTPPPPSPSKPVHASPRGSCKRKGSTSVGTATAASTEPKRTISVSTKQAAPAATPPTSPLKKKTKMLSTTSPQASPKDKLRSASKKH, from the coding sequence ATGAAAAACACCCACTGGAATTTCCCTGATTCATTGCTCCAACAGTACAATTTTGACACCAATACCACAGATGCTCCAGCAAAAGTCAGTGAAGAAGCCACTGACACAGATGAACCAGAAGCAGAAGCTGCAGCAGACCCACAAGCAGAGGCTGACTCAGAAGCTGAACCATCTGATCAACCTGAGGAAGAAGGTGACAAGTCTGCTACTGACAGCTCACCCACAGAAGCAGAGGAAGATTCTGAGAAACAACGTGAGGAACCCCCAGTTAGGACCTCTTCCAAAACCAGGAAACGACACATCATCcaagaagaggaagagaatGAACCTGAGGAGGAGCCCCCCATTCCAGTCCTTTCAAGAAAgggcaaagaaaaaatagcaaCCGCTCCTGCCTCCGAAGATGAAGCCGAGCAAGTCGATGTAGAGTTGGAAGCTGCAGCAACCAGAGTCACGCATACACCCACAGAAGCCCAGCAGCTACTTGACATTATTGCCGCCATCACAGCTGAGGGACAGGCACCTGATGCACCAACCCCAACTCCTCCACCGCCCAGTCCTAGCAAACCTGTTCATGCTAGTCCAAGAGGATCCTGCAAAAGAAAGGGCAGCACTTCTGTAGGTACTGCTACAGCAGCCTCGACAGAACCAAAAAGGACCATATCAGTGTCAACCAAGCAAGCTGCTCCAGCCGCAACTCCTCCCACCAGcccattgaagaaaaagacaaagatgTTGTCAACTACTTCCCCACAAGCTTCCCCAAAGGACAAGTTGCGCAGTGCATCCAAGAAGCACTGA